GTCGCCACCCCGTTCGAGCCGGGCGAGGTCGCCGACGCGATCCCCGTCGACCTCGACAACCTGGAGAAGTGGGGCATCGGCGACCGGCTGCTGCATGCGGTCCTCTCCTCCGACGACCCGGCCCGCACCGGCGAGGCGGTCATGCTGGCCGAGCAGCTGCGCGGCTCGCTGCCCCCGTTCGGGCTCGGCTACGGCACCCTCGCCGACGTCGTCCGCGACTGTCAGGCGCTGCTCCGGCAGAGCGCCCCCCTGCGGGCCGCGCCCGCCCGCAGCGTCGACGTCGACGTCGACCTCGGTGATGGGCGCCGGCTCACCGGCACCGTGCCGCGCGTCCACGGCAACCAGGTCGTCGACGTGACCTACTCCCGCCCCGGTCCCCGGCAGCGGCTCGCGGGCTGGCTCCAGGTCGTCGCCCTCAGCGCCAGCCATCCCGACGAGAACTGGACCAGCCACGCGGTCGCCCGCGCCAAGGGCGGTCCCCAGCGGGCGCTCGCCGGGCCGCTCGACCACCGGGCCGCCGCGTGGCTCGCCGCCGTCGTCGCCCTCTACGACGAGGGCGCCACCCACCCCCTTCCTCTCCCGTTGCGCACCGCCCACGCCTGGGCCGAGGCCCGTGCCAAGGAGCTGCGCGGCATGGACATCGACCCCGTCGACGCCGCGGCCGCGGCCTGGACCACCGACCCCTTCAACCCGTGGGGCATCACCGGTGAGGACGACGACCCGGCGCACCGCCGGGTCTGGGGGCCGGCGGCGCCGGTCTCCGTGCTGATCGACGCCGGCCTGCCGGCGTACGCCTGGACCCTGTGGGAGCCGCTCCTGGCCGGCGCCGAGAAGGTGGGCCCGCTATGAGCGCTCCAGGACGCCCCGCCCCGACGCCGATGGCTCCGTTCGACATCCGCGGACCGCTGCCGACCGGGACCACCCTCCTCGAGGCCAGCGCCGGCACCGGCAAGACCTGGACCATCGGCGCCCTGGTGACCCGGTACGTCGCCGAGGAGGGGGTCCCGCTCGAGCAGCTCCTCGTCGTCACCTTCGGCCGGGCGGCCAGCCAGGAGCTGCGCGAGCAGGTCCGCCACCAGCTGGTCGAGGCCGAGCGCGCGCTGAGCCCGGAGCCCGCCGATGTCCCCGCCGAGCCGACCGAGGTGATCGCGCAGCTCCTCGACTGCCCGCCCGAGCAGCGGCTCCTGCGGCACCGCCGGGTCACCCAGGCGCTGGCCGACTTCGACGCCGCGACCATCGCCACGATCCACCAGTTCTGCTCGCTGGTGCTCGACTCGCTCGGCGTCGCCGGCGACACCGACGCCCGGGCCCGGCTCGTCGAGGATCTCGACGACCTGCTGGTCGAGGTCGTCGACGACCTCTACCTCCGGGCCTTCGCCCAACTGCCCGACGGCACCGGCCCCGCCTTCTCGCACACCGAGGCCCTCGCCATCGCGCGCACCGTGGTCGGTGACCCGCAGGCCGAGCTGGAGCCCGCCGACCTGCCGCGCGACGACCCGGCCGGGCGCAAGGTCGCCTTCGCCACGGCGGTCCGCGCCGAGCTCGACCGGCGCAAGCGCCGCCTCGGCGTGCTCTCCTACGACGACCTGCTGCGCCAGCTCGCCGACGCGCTGGAACCGGCCGACTCACCGGCCCGGGCGCGGATGCGGGCCCGCTGGCGGATCGTGCTGGTCGACGAGTTCCAAGACACCGACCCGGTGCAGTGGACCGTCTTCGACCGCGCCTTCTCCGGCCACGCGACGATGGTGCTCATCGGTGACCCGAAGCAGGCGATCTACGCCTTCCGCGGCGGCGACGTGTCGACGTACCTCACCGCGGCCGAGACCGCCACCACCCGCCAGACCCTGGCCGTCAACCGGCGCAGCGACGCGGAACTCCTCGCCGGCCTCGGCCACCTGCTCGGCGGCGCCGAGCTGGGCGACCCGCGGATCGTCGTCCACGACGTGCAGGCCCACCACTCGGGCTCCCGGCTGGCCGGAGCGCCCCGCCCGGCGCCGTTCCGGCTGCGGGTGGTGCGTCGGGAGACCTTCGGCAAGCGCGGCACCACCGCGCTGCCGGTCGCGAAGGTCCGTCCCCACATCGCCCGCGACCTCGCCCACGACGTCCGCGCGCTCCTCGCCGGCGACGCCACCTTCGAGGGCCGGCCGCTGCGCCCCAACGACATCGCGGTGATCTGCTACCGCCACGCCGACCTGGCCGCCGCTCGCGCCGCGCTGCAGGAGGTCGGCGTCGCCGCCGTGATCGCCGGCGGCGGCAGCGTGTTCGCCACCCCGGCCGCCGTCGAGTGGCTGTCCCTCCTCGAGGCGCTCGAGCAGCCGCACCGCACCGCCCGGGTGCGCGCCGCGGCGCTGACCTGCTTCCTCGGATACGACGCCGCGGCCCTCGACGCCGGCGGCGACGAGCTGAGTGACGACCTGGGCGACCGGCTACGGTCGTGGTCCGAGGCGCTGGGCCGGCGCGGTGTCGCCGCCGTCGTCGAGGCCGCCACGTCCGGGGGTCTGCCGGCGCGGCTGCTCGGCCAGGTCGGCGGCGAGCGCACGCTGACCGACATCCGTCATATCGGCGAGGTGCTCCACGAGGCCGCGCTGCGCGAGCAGATGGGAGCGGTCGCGCTCCTGGCCTGGCTGCGCCAGCAGGTCCTCGAGGCGCGTGAGGGCCGGGGCGCCGAGCGCACCCGCCGCCTCGACTCCGACGCCGCGGCCGTGCAGTTGGTCACCATCCACGCCAGCAAGGGCCTGCAGTATCCCGTCGTCTACCTGCCGTCCCTCGCCGACCGCTGGGTCGGCAAGCCCGACCGGCCGCTGTTCCACGACGCCGCCGGCCGGCGCTGCCTCGACGTCGGCGGCTCCGGCCCCGACTGGTCCGACCACTGCCGGCGGTGGGCCGAGGAGGAGAACGGCGAATGGCTGCGGCTGCTCTACGTCGCCCTCACCCGCGCCCAGAGCCAGGTCGTGGCCTGGTGGGCCCCGACCCGCAACGCCGAGGCCTCGCCGCTGCACCGGCTGCTCCTGCGCCAGCCCGCCACCGACGGCGCGGGGCTGCGCGCCGACGTCCCCGTCACCCCGCCGGTGCCCGACGAGGACGCCGCCACCGCATTGTTCGCCGCGTGGCGCGACCGAGGCGCGTTCGTGCCCGAGGTCGCCGAGCCCGCGGCCGCACCGCCCGCCCCGGCGCCCGCTCCACCGGCCGCGCTCGCCGCCCGCGACTTCACCCGCGCCGTCGACACCGGCTGGCGGCGCACGTCCTACTCCGCCCTGAGCAATGTCGACCTCGGCACCCCGCTCGCCGTCGGCAGCGAGCCCGAGGTGGAGCCGAAGGACGACGAGAAGGAGATCGCGCTGGTCGAGGCCGGGGCCGACGACCCCGCCCTCGCCGTCCCCTCGCCGATGGCCGGCCTGCCGGTGGGCGCCACCTTCGGCTCGCTGGTGCACGCCGTGCTGGAGCACACCGATCCCGGGGCCCCCGACCTGCGCACCGAGCTGCTCGGGCACATCGCCGAGCAGCTGACCTGGTGGCCGGTGCCCCTCGACGCCGAGGAGCTCGCCGATGCCCTCGTCGCCGTGCTCGACACCCCGCTCGGCCCCTTGATGGACGACACGACGCTGCGTCGGGTCGGCACCGCCGACCGCCTGTGCGAGCTCGACTTCGAGCTGCCGCTCGTCGGGGGCGACCACCCGGAGCGCCGGGCCGGCGCGCCCGCCGGTGATGTCCTGCTCGGCGACATCGCCGGCCTGTTGCGCACCCACCTGCCCGAGGACGACCCGGTCCGGGCGTACGCCGACGCGCTCGCCAACCCGCTGCTCGGCGACCAGGTGCTGCGGGGCTATCTCACCGGGTCGATCGACGTCGTGCTCCGGCTCCGCTCCGGCGACGGCGGCGACCCGCGGTATGTCGTCATCGACTACAAGACCAACTGGCTCGGTCCGACCGACGCGCCGCTCACCGCGGGTGCCTACCGGCCGACCGCCCTCGACGACGCGATGGGGCACTCCGACTACCCGCTCCAGGCCCTCCTGTACGCCGTCGTGCTGCACCGCTTCCTGCGCTGGCGGCAGCCGGGCTACGATCCGGCCCGCCACTTCGGCGGCGTCGCGTACCTCTACCTGCGCGGCATGTGCGGCCCCGAGACGCCGCGGGTCGACGGGGCGCCGTGCGGGATCTTCACCTGGGAGCCGCCCGTGGCGCTGGTCGTCGCGCTGTCCGACCTGCTCGACGGAGCCGGCCCGGCCGGAGGGACCCGATGACCGAGCTGTTCGAGCCCACCTCCCACCACGATCCCCGCCTGGCCCGCGGTGCCCGGGGCCTGCTCGGTTCCTTCAACGCCGCGGGCGTGGTCGACGCCGCCGACGTGCGGGTGGCCGAGCGGGTCGCCGCCCTGGCCGGCGAGCACGACGACCGGGTGCTGCTCGCCGCGGCCCTCGCCGTCCGCTCCGTGCGGGGTGGATCGGTCGGCCTCGACCTCGCCGCGCTGCCCGATCCGGCGGACCTGCCCGACCTGCCCGACCTGCCCGACCTCGCCTGGCCGGACCGTGCGGACTGGACGGCCGCGATCGAGGCGTCCGCGCTGGTCGCCGCCGAGGTGCTCCACGTCGAGCACGACCTGGTCTACCTCGACCGCTACCACCGGCTCGAGCGGCAGGTCGCCACCGATCTCGCCGCCCGGCTCGGCCGGCGCGCGACCCCGGCCGTCGACGAGGGCGTGCTGGCCGCGACGCTGCAGCGGGTCAGCGGCGGGCACCTCAGTCGCGAGCAGGCCGCGGCGGTCGAGCATGCCGCCCGGCACCGCACGACGGTCCTCACCGGTGGCCCGGGCACGGGCAAGACCACCACCGTCGCGCGGCTGGTGCTGGCGTTGGCCGACCAGTTCGCGGTCGCCCACGACCGGCGGATGTCGATCGCGCTGGCCGCCCCGACCGGCAAGGCGGCGACCCGGCTGCAGGAGGCGGTGACGGCCGAGCTCGGCGCGCTGGGTGCGCTCGGCGACGGCGAGCACCAGGTCGCGCCCCCCGAGGCGATGACGCTCCACCGGCTGCTCGGCTGGCGCCCCGACAACGCGACCCGGTTCCGCCACGACCGCGGCAACCGGCTCAAGTACGACCTGGTCGTCGTCGACGAGGCGTCCATGGTCGACCTGACGATGATGGCCCGACTGTTGGAGGCGGTCCGGACCGACAGTCGGCTGGTGCTCGTCGGCGACCCGCGCCAGCTCACCTCCGTCGGCGCCGGCGCAGTGCTCTCCGACCTGGTCGCCGGGTTCGCGGCGCATCCCGACTCCCCGGTGGTCGCCCTGACCGAGAACCACCGCTCCACCGAGGAGATCAAGGAGCTCGCCGCGGCCCTGCGCGACGACTCGCCGGACCTCGACGAGACGGCCGACCGGGTGCTCGAGGTGCTCCGGGCCGGCACCGGCGAGGTCGTCTGGGTCGAGACCGACGACCCGGTCACGGCCCTGCAGGACGAGTGCACCGCGGCGGCGCTGCGCGTGCGCGAGGCCGCGCTCGGGGCCGGTGCCGAAGCCGCCCTCGCCGAGATCGAGGGCTTCCGGTTGCTGTGTGCCCACCGCGACGGCCCCTACGGCGTGCGGGTCTGGAACCGGCATGTCGAGCAGTGGCTCGCCGCCGAGCTCGGAGCCCCCCTCGGCTCGGCCTGGTACGCCGGCCGCCCGCTCCTGGTCACCAGCAACGACTACGCCCTCGACGTCTACAACGGCGAGACCGGCGTCGTCGTCACCGACCCCGCGGGCCGCCCCCGCGCCTGGATCGCCGGTGCCGGCGCTCCTCGCCCCTTCGCCCCGGGCCGGCTGGGCGCGATCGAGACCATGCATGCGATGACCATCCACAAGAGCCAGGGCAGCCAGGCCACCCGGATCGCGGTCCTGCTGCCCGAGGAGGGCTCGCGCCTGCTGAGCCGCGAGCTGTTCTACACCGCCGTCACCCGCGCCCGGGCGAGCCTGCTCGTGGTCGGCTCGGAGGCCGCCGTCCGCGCCGCGGTGACGACGACCGCCCAGCGCGCCACCGGGCTGCGGCATCGCCTCACGGACGTCCCCGAGGTCGCCGGATAGCCCCACTCGTTCGTCGAGTAGCCCGGACTGCTGCCGCGCCCAACCGGTGGGCTCGCCATCTCCCCGAAACACGACCGGGTTAGTGTCGAGACCATGCCGTACCTGTTGCGCGTGCTGCTGCCCGACGTCCCCGGTTCGCTGGGTCGGGTCGCGACGGCCATCGGTATGGCGGGCGGTGACATCGAGGCCATCGAGATCGTCGAGAAGCGCGACGACGGCACCGCGGTCGACGACGTCCTGCTCGAGCTGGAGCAGGGGATGATGCCCGACTCGGTGGTCTCCGCGTGCAATGCGCTCGACGGCGTCGAGGTGCTCTTCGTCAGTCGCTACCCCGCGGGCGGCAACCTGATGATGGACCTCGAGGCCGTCGAGGAGCTGACCGCGTCCTCCGACAACGCCTTCGACAAGCTGATCGACCTGCTGCCCGCGACCTTCCGGGTCGACTGGGCGATGCGGGTGCACCGCGCGAAAGGCGTCGTCTACGGCACCAGCGCGGCGCCCGACGACTTCGAGTTCGTGGAGATCGAGGCTCCGACCCGACTCGAGGTCCCCGAGGACGAGATCACCCTCTTCGCGGCGGCCCGGCTCGACGGCAACGAGATCGTCGTGATCGGGCGGCGCGGCGGCCCGGAGTACGCCGACTCCGAGATCCTGCGCCTCGGGCACCTCTGCGGCCTCGCCGTCACCATCGCCACGTCCTGACACCGGCCCGCGCCCGCGCAGGACTATCGTCCCGCCCATGATTCTCGGGAATCGCGGCCGGGTGGTCCTGGCCGCTGCGGCGCTGCTCGCGACGACGGCCTGCTCGGGCGGAGGCACGCCGCAGCGTCCGGCGGCGAGCGAGGAGCCGACAGCCACGGCCTCCGCTCCGGCGGAGCCGGCCGCCGCGCCGACCTGGATCGGCACCGGTGGGCAGGAGATCCTGATCGGACAGCGGCGCTACGTCAGTCCCTGCCAGGTGCTGACGCCCCGCGACGCGTCGGTGGCGCTCGGCGGGCTCGCACCGCGCAGCTACGTCGTGGAGGAGATGCTGGACTCCTCGCGGCCCGCGCGGGAGCGCCCCTACTCCACCCGGTGCGCCTACCAGCTGAGGGAGCCCGTGCGGGGGCTGGACGAGATCGGCATCGCGGCGGAGCAGTCGGGCGAACAGCCGGAGGAGCCCGACGACGTCCTGGCCCGCCAGCTGCTCGACCGCGACCAGCTGGTGGCGATGGTGACCCGCCTGGAGCAGGTCGTCACCGCCGATCCCGCCCGCGCGCTGGTCGCCCGGATGCGCGCGAGCGTCGACCTGCTGCCGGTCGACCGCGGCATCCGACTGAGCGCGGAGCAGGTCGACTCGCTGGTGCTGCCGATCGGCTCGCCCGTCTACGGCGTGCTGCTGCCGCGGAGCGGGACGGCGTGGACGCTCGAGGTGCAGCGGGTGCTCGAATACGGCTTCGACGACCTCCCGGACGACCAGCTCCGCTCCCTGACCGACATCCTCGCGCCGGCCGTCGACCGGGTCACCGCCCGCCTCGAGGACCCGCAGCTGTCGCAGGAGCCGCTGCCGACGTACCTCACCGACGTCACGCGCCGCGGCTCGACCGCGGTCCTCGAGCCGTGCGCCGTCCTCACCGACGAGGTGTTCGAGCAGATCCTCCACGGCCGTGCGAACTCGACCGTCGAGCGCACCTCGACCCGGATCGACATCGCGGGATCGCCGCGCGAGGCCGGCGGGGGTACGACCCTGCCCGCCAACGGATGCAAGCGCACCCATGACACCGGTGGCACGTTCCAGGGCGCGGACACCTCGATCGACATCACGATCTCGTACGCCGCCGACCCGGCCGAGGCGCGGCGGATGCTGACCGCGAGCGGCTATCTCCCCGTCGAACGACCGTCGAGCAAGCGCCGCACTCGCGCCGACTGGGCGATCGAGCACTTCGCCGTCGGCACCCTGACGTACCTGTTCCGGGTCGGCCCCTATGTCGTCCAGGTCGACCTGCGCCGGCTCGACCGTGGGGGCGACATCGAGAGCATCCAGGGCACCCGGAGCGATCACCTGCGGGCCATCGACGTCCTCGCGGACGCGCTGCGCGCGGCGATCGACCGGTCCACCGGCCTGCTGCAGGACTGACCCGGGCAGTCCCGATCAGTCGTCGACCGGCTCCAACAGGAAGACGGGGATCTGACGGTCGGTCTTGGTCTGGTACGACGCGTAGGTCGGCCAGGTCGCGACCGCGTGGTCCCACCACTGCCGGCGCTCCTCGCCCTCGGCGACGCGCACCGAGTACGACCGCGGCTCCGGCCCGTCCTGGAGGTCGACGACCGGGTGCGCGACGAAGTTGGCGTACCAGCTGGGGTTCTCGGGGGCGCCGCCCTTGGACGCGATCGCGGCGTACACGCCGTCCTTCTCGACCCGCATGACGGGGTTCTTGCGGAGCTTGCCGGACTTCGCGCCGATCGACGTGAT
This region of Nocardioides sp. L-11A genomic DNA includes:
- a CDS encoding UvrD-helicase domain-containing protein, coding for MSAPGRPAPTPMAPFDIRGPLPTGTTLLEASAGTGKTWTIGALVTRYVAEEGVPLEQLLVVTFGRAASQELREQVRHQLVEAERALSPEPADVPAEPTEVIAQLLDCPPEQRLLRHRRVTQALADFDAATIATIHQFCSLVLDSLGVAGDTDARARLVEDLDDLLVEVVDDLYLRAFAQLPDGTGPAFSHTEALAIARTVVGDPQAELEPADLPRDDPAGRKVAFATAVRAELDRRKRRLGVLSYDDLLRQLADALEPADSPARARMRARWRIVLVDEFQDTDPVQWTVFDRAFSGHATMVLIGDPKQAIYAFRGGDVSTYLTAAETATTRQTLAVNRRSDAELLAGLGHLLGGAELGDPRIVVHDVQAHHSGSRLAGAPRPAPFRLRVVRRETFGKRGTTALPVAKVRPHIARDLAHDVRALLAGDATFEGRPLRPNDIAVICYRHADLAAARAALQEVGVAAVIAGGGSVFATPAAVEWLSLLEALEQPHRTARVRAAALTCFLGYDAAALDAGGDELSDDLGDRLRSWSEALGRRGVAAVVEAATSGGLPARLLGQVGGERTLTDIRHIGEVLHEAALREQMGAVALLAWLRQQVLEAREGRGAERTRRLDSDAAAVQLVTIHASKGLQYPVVYLPSLADRWVGKPDRPLFHDAAGRRCLDVGGSGPDWSDHCRRWAEEENGEWLRLLYVALTRAQSQVVAWWAPTRNAEASPLHRLLLRQPATDGAGLRADVPVTPPVPDEDAATALFAAWRDRGAFVPEVAEPAAAPPAPAPAPPAALAARDFTRAVDTGWRRTSYSALSNVDLGTPLAVGSEPEVEPKDDEKEIALVEAGADDPALAVPSPMAGLPVGATFGSLVHAVLEHTDPGAPDLRTELLGHIAEQLTWWPVPLDAEELADALVAVLDTPLGPLMDDTTLRRVGTADRLCELDFELPLVGGDHPERRAGAPAGDVLLGDIAGLLRTHLPEDDPVRAYADALANPLLGDQVLRGYLTGSIDVVLRLRSGDGGDPRYVVIDYKTNWLGPTDAPLTAGAYRPTALDDAMGHSDYPLQALLYAVVLHRFLRWRQPGYDPARHFGGVAYLYLRGMCGPETPRVDGAPCGIFTWEPPVALVVALSDLLDGAGPAGGTR
- the recD gene encoding exodeoxyribonuclease V subunit alpha, producing MTELFEPTSHHDPRLARGARGLLGSFNAAGVVDAADVRVAERVAALAGEHDDRVLLAAALAVRSVRGGSVGLDLAALPDPADLPDLPDLPDLAWPDRADWTAAIEASALVAAEVLHVEHDLVYLDRYHRLERQVATDLAARLGRRATPAVDEGVLAATLQRVSGGHLSREQAAAVEHAARHRTTVLTGGPGTGKTTTVARLVLALADQFAVAHDRRMSIALAAPTGKAATRLQEAVTAELGALGALGDGEHQVAPPEAMTLHRLLGWRPDNATRFRHDRGNRLKYDLVVVDEASMVDLTMMARLLEAVRTDSRLVLVGDPRQLTSVGAGAVLSDLVAGFAAHPDSPVVALTENHRSTEEIKELAAALRDDSPDLDETADRVLEVLRAGTGEVVWVETDDPVTALQDECTAAALRVREAALGAGAEAALAEIEGFRLLCAHRDGPYGVRVWNRHVEQWLAAELGAPLGSAWYAGRPLLVTSNDYALDVYNGETGVVVTDPAGRPRAWIAGAGAPRPFAPGRLGAIETMHAMTIHKSQGSQATRIAVLLPEEGSRLLSRELFYTAVTRARASLLVVGSEAAVRAAVTTTAQRATGLRHRLTDVPEVAG
- a CDS encoding ACT domain-containing protein, with translation MPYLLRVLLPDVPGSLGRVATAIGMAGGDIEAIEIVEKRDDGTAVDDVLLELEQGMMPDSVVSACNALDGVEVLFVSRYPAGGNLMMDLEAVEELTASSDNAFDKLIDLLPATFRVDWAMRVHRAKGVVYGTSAAPDDFEFVEIEAPTRLEVPEDEITLFAAARLDGNEIVVIGRRGGPEYADSEILRLGHLCGLAVTIATS
- a CDS encoding nitroreductase family deazaflavin-dependent oxidoreductase; amino-acid sequence: MTLHGEYEPSSQKWVRDQVAAYEASGGREANTLQGGKDPIVVITSIGAKSGKLRKNPVMRVEKDGVYAAIASKGGAPENPSWYANFVAHPVVDLQDGPEPRSYSVRVAEGEERRQWWDHAVATWPTYASYQTKTDRQIPVFLLEPVDD